One window of the Trifolium pratense cultivar HEN17-A07 linkage group LG2, ARS_RC_1.1, whole genome shotgun sequence genome contains the following:
- the LOC123905326 gene encoding uncharacterized protein LOC123905326, translating into MLETQISQVAQEQAATAALAGTLLDQPQSNPKCHVNAITLRSGTELEDPVAKRVRARDLGKSVEKDSESVTDKDTEREPIAVEDGQKLKVKEVIENDQEKPYVPPPPYKPPIPYPQRLAKSKNPGQFEKFIEMLKKIHIYIPFIEAITQIPSYAKFLKEILSNKRKMEDIGQVECNAISENKLAPKLEDPGNFSIPCVVGRYVIDKALCDLGVSVSLMPLSICKRLGLGELKPTKMSLQLADRSIKYPLGILENVPVRIGQLFIPTDFVIMDIREDIDIPILLGRPFLATAGAIINVKKGKLTFEVGDEKIEFILSQFMKGPTFKNSCCRLNIVEGCQSIRF; encoded by the coding sequence ATGCTAGAAACTCAAATTTCTCAAGTGGCTCAAGAACAGGCAGCTACAGCTGCCCTAGCCGGAACATTACTCGACCAACCGCAATCAAATCCCAAGTGCCACGTTAACGCTATAACACTACGAAGCGGAACAGAGTTAGAAGACCCCGTTGCTAAAAGAGTTAGAGCGAGAGACTTAGGAAAAAGTGTAGAGAAAGACTCGGAGAGTGTAACTGACAAGGACACTGAGAGAGAACCAATAGCAGTGGAGGATGGACAAAAATTGAAGGTTAAAGAGGTGATTGAGAATGATCAAGAAAAACCATATGTACCCCCTCCTCCTTACAAGCCTCCTATCCCATATCCTCAAAGACTTGCAAAATCTAAGAATCCGGGACAGTTTGAGAAGTTTATCGAGATGCTCAAAAAGATTCATATTTACATACCCTTCATTGAGGCTATAACCCAGATACCTTCATATGCcaaattcttaaaagaaattctttcaaacaagcgaaagatggaagacattgGGCAAGTGGAATGCAATGCAATTAGTGAAAACAAGCTAGCCCCAAAACTCGAGGACCCAGGAAACTTTTCTATTCCTTGCGTTGTTGGTAGATATGTCATAGATAAAGCCCTTTGTGATCTAGGAGTAAGTGTAAGTTTGATGCCTCTATCTATCTGCAAGAGGCTCGGACTTGGAGAGTTAAAACCTACTAAGATGTCCTTACAGTTGGCTGACAGATCTATCAAATACCCATTAGGAATACTGGAAAATGTTCCAGTAAGGATCGGCCAACTGTTTATCCCTACTGATTTTGTGATCATGGACATCAGGGAAGACATTGATATTCCCATTCTGTTAGGTAGACCTTTCTTAGCTACTGCGGGCGCTATAATAAATGTAAAGAAAGGGAAGCTTACCTTTGAGGTCGGGGATGAGAAAATCGAGTTCATACTATCTCAATTCATGAAAGGCCCCACCTTTAAGAATTCTTGTTGTAGACTCAACATAGTTGAAggat